One segment of Verrucomicrobiota bacterium DNA contains the following:
- a CDS encoding TIM barrel protein: protein MSIHPNNYPKLHNAMWPGLVGKGSPGAEPCIDLDTMLNLTAAAEVDGIKFDGVDIFLFEPHINIDSSDDDLKKIADKIAAKNLVVGSVVAPIWPPTGGGAAMGGAEDRQKFVGQVKKGCRIAAKLRELGIRPHGVVRIDTASSVTDWDKDPKGNTKRIIETFKEAAKVAKGFGEKLAAEGEICWGSMHSWKYMLQVLEGVNQPKLLGFQADMAHTLLYMLGYNAPEHRLVPEKFSWDPSQFHAGMKKLTKALRPWTIDFHVAQNDATVKGSGSHDKTGRHCLATDPNGKLNIARDAGYWMRDDSGKVTKKFKHICWDGCMFPNDVMMKPQTWNDILAAMIQVRDNHGWKA, encoded by the coding sequence ATGAGCATTCACCCCAATAATTATCCCAAATTACACAACGCAATGTGGCCCGGCCTGGTGGGCAAAGGCAGCCCCGGCGCCGAACCCTGCATTGATCTGGATACCATGCTGAACCTGACCGCCGCCGCCGAGGTCGACGGGATCAAGTTCGATGGCGTGGATATTTTCCTATTCGAGCCGCATATCAATATTGATTCCTCGGACGATGATCTGAAAAAGATCGCGGACAAAATCGCCGCCAAGAATTTGGTGGTCGGCTCGGTGGTGGCCCCCATCTGGCCGCCCACCGGCGGCGGCGCGGCCATGGGCGGCGCGGAAGACCGGCAGAAATTTGTCGGGCAGGTCAAGAAAGGCTGCCGTATCGCCGCCAAACTGCGCGAACTGGGCATCCGCCCGCACGGCGTGGTGCGCATTGACACCGCCTCCAGCGTCACCGATTGGGACAAGGACCCCAAGGGCAACACCAAACGCATCATTGAAACCTTCAAAGAAGCCGCGAAGGTCGCCAAAGGCTTCGGCGAGAAGCTCGCCGCAGAAGGCGAAATTTGCTGGGGCTCCATGCATTCGTGGAAATACATGCTGCAAGTGCTCGAAGGGGTGAACCAGCCTAAGCTGCTGGGTTTCCAGGCTGACATGGCCCACACGCTGCTTTACATGCTGGGCTACAATGCCCCCGAACACCGTCTGGTGCCGGAGAAGTTTTCCTGGGACCCCAGCCAGTTCCACGCCGGGATGAAAAAGCTCACCAAGGCGCTACGTCCTTGGACGATTGATTTCCACGTGGCGCAAAACGACGCCACGGTCAAGGGCAGCGGCTCGCATGACAAGACCGGACGCCATTGCCTGGCGACGGACCCCAACGGCAAGCTGAACATCGCGCGCGACGCGGGCTATTGGATGCGGGATGACAGCGGCAAAGTGACAAAGAAATTCAAGCACATCTGCTGGGATGGCTGCATGTTCCCGAATGATGTGATGATGAAACCGCAAACCTGGAACGACATCCTCGCGGCGATGATCCAGGTGCGCGACAACCACGGATGGAAAGCCTGA